The following are encoded together in the Brassica napus cultivar Da-Ae chromosome A9, Da-Ae, whole genome shotgun sequence genome:
- the LOC106365850 gene encoding LOW QUALITY PROTEIN: NAC domain-containing protein 59 (The sequence of the model RefSeq protein was modified relative to this genomic sequence to represent the inferred CDS: deleted 1 base in 1 codon) yields the protein MDGEVSRTWEITEDSEQIDLPPGFRFHPTDEELISYYLRPKVLNTFFSAIAIGEVDLNKVEPWDLPWKAKIGEKEWYFFCVRDRKYPTGLRTNRATKAGYWKATGKDKEIFKEKCIVGMKKTLVFYKGRAPKGVKTNWVMHEYRLEGKYAIDNNPKTAKNEWVISRIFQKHADGKKMHISSLMKLGSGINHIEPVGLPPLMDSSPYLKSGGGDTFAGSLSHVTCFSDQTTEDKSHLSESRDECNFTMFGSSSTDHLMIPNIGSILHSDPMIMQDNSPILKIMLDSEETQFKKDLQDFSTSENELTASSWHGHDISGSAAPVEMDCFWNF from the exons ATGGATGGCGAGGTATCAAGAACCTGGGAGATAACAGAAGATTCGGAGCAGATTGATTTGCCACCTGGCTTTAGATTTCACCCAACAGATGAAGAACTCATAAGTTACTATCTGAGACCAAAGGTTCTAAACACCTTCTTCTCCGCTATAGCCATTGGTGAAGTTGATCTCAATAAGGTTGAACCATGGGACTTACCAT GGAAGGCTAAGATTGGGGAAAAAGAGTGGTACTTCTTCTGCGTAAGAGATCGGAAATACCCGACTGGTTTAAGGACGAACCGGGCTACTAAGGCCGGTTATTGGAAAGCTACAGGCAAAGACAAAGAGATCTTCAAAGAAAAATGTATTGTTGGTATGAAGAAAACTTTGGTTTTCTACAAAGGAAGAGCTCCTAAAGGAGTAAAAACCAATTGGGTCATGCACGAATATCGCTTAGAAGGCAAATATGCAATCGACAATAATCCTAAAACTGCTAAG AACGAATGGGTTATTAGTAGAATTTTTCAGAAACATGCAGATGGTAAGAAGATGCATATCTCCAGTTTAATGAAGCTCGGTTCAGGGATCAACCATATTGAACCGGTCGGTTTACCTCCCCTGATGGATTCTTCTCCATACCTCAAGAGCGGAGGAGGAGACACTTTCGCCGGGTCGTTGTCTCACGTGACATGCTTCTCCGACCAAACAACCGAGGACAAGAGTCACCTCTCCGAGTCAAGAGATGAATGTAACTTTACCATGTTTGGTTCTTCATCGACT GATCACTTGATGATACCGAACATTGGTTCTATACTACACTCTGATCCTATGATTATGCAAGATAATTCTCCAATATTGAAGATAATGCTTGACAGTGAAGAAACACAGTTTAAGAAAGATCTCCAGGATTTCAGTACATCGGAGAACGAATTAACCGCGAGTTCTTGGCACGGTCACGATATTTCTGGTTCAGCAGCTCCGGTTGAGATGGATTGCTTTTGGAATTTCTGA